The Bacteroidia bacterium genome segment CACCGGCATTTTTGCGATTTCTCCCGGAGATGTTCAGCAAATGCGTGAGGTGTTTGGCAAGACATATTATCTTCCGCCCTTTCATCCTTACGAAGAGGTGCAGATTCCAAAGGGAAAAGGGTCCTACGCCCTCTATCATGGCAATCTTTCAGTTGGGGAAAACGACGCTGCTGCGTTGTTCCTGGTGAATGAAGTTTTTAAGGATAAGGATGTTCCGCTGGTTATCGCAGGTCGTTCGCCTTCCCCACGGCTGGTCAGCGCGGTGGCGATGAGCCCGAACATCCGGCTGGTTCCATTATCAACACAGGAGGAACTGCAGACACTGATGCGGGATGCACAGGTAAATATTCTCCCGACATTTCAGACAACCGGCGTGAAATTAAAACTGCTTGCGGCATTATATGAAGGAAGGCATTGTGTTGTGAACCGGGAAATGGTTGCAGGAAGCAGTCTCGCAGAACTTTGCCTGGTCGGATCGGATCCGGCAGAACTATATCGCCTTGTGAAGGAAAGTATGAGCCGGGAGCCGGATGAACACGACCTTCGAAAGCGCAGAGAGATCCTGATGGGAGAATTTTCAAACAAACAGAATGCGGAGAATCTCCTTAGGCTGCTGTCGTCTCGGTGATCCGGCCTTTCTCGAAACGAATTTTCCGGGAGGGAAATTTCTGCAGAATATTCACATCGTGGGTAGCCACTATAACGGTACGTCCGGAAGCGCTGATGTCCTTCAGTAGCTGAATGATTTCTTCACTGGTTTCCGGATCAAGATTCCCGGTAGGTTCATCCGCCAGAATTACCTCCGGATCATTGAGCAGCGCCCGGGCGATGGCAACCCGCTGTTGTTCCCCTCCGCTCAGTTCATAGGGCATTTTAAACCCCTTCGTGCCCAGACCGGTTTTTTCAAGAACAGTCTGTATCCGCTCCCTGATCTTCTCCCTGTCGGCCCATCCAGTGGCCTTCAGCACAAAGCGCAGATTTTCATTGACCGACCGGTCCGTCATAAGCTGGTAATCCTGAAATACCATTCCGAGTTTGCGGCGCAGATAGGGTATACGGGATCGCTTCAGGTTGTGCAGGTTGAATTCTGCGATAGTGGCTTCTCCGCTTTTAACAGGAAGTTCGGCGTAGAGTGCCTTTAGCAATGTGCTTTTACCGCTCCCTGTTCGTCCAACAAAAAACACGAATTCTCCCTTATGAATTTCCAGGTCTATCCCTGCCAGAACCATGTTCTTCTCCTGGTATACGGAGATGTTCTTAAGTAAAATGCTGGCCGGCTGATCCATGAATCACAAAAGTACTTCTTGCAGCGGGAAGAGGGCGGTATCCTTTTCCCGAAACCACCGTATAATATCAACATTTTTCCGTTGAAAACTTGAAGATACCGCTACTCCCTGCCTCTTTGAAGGCTTCTACTTTTATTAGGTTAAATGGACATGAGATTCGTGCGGATTTTCCTTGTGCTTGTATTCGGGCTCCTGCTTTACAGGTCGCCGGCGCAGAAGACGGCGCACTACGCCCTTTCCGATCCGGATTTCAGGGACGCGAGAGAGTTGTTTGAACAAGGGAAATTCGGGCCGGCACAGCATATGTTCAACGCGTCGGCAGCCCGGTATTCCGATCCCAATAATTTGGTGAGGACTGAAGCGGAGTTTTTTGCCGCTGTTTGCGCTGTGGAACTTTTCAATAAGGACGCAGAATGGCTGCTCGAGGAGTTTATTTCCCGCCATCCGGAATCACCCCGCCGGACAGAAGCCTGCTTTCACCTTGGCAGATATAATTTCAGAAAGAAAAAGTATACGGATGTTATTCACTGGCTGGCGCAGGTCAACCCGGATGATCTGAGCCCGGAGGAAACGGAAGAGTACCTGTTCAAGAAAGGTTACAGTCATCTGGAATGCGGAGAGCCTGAAAAAGCGGTACTCCTTCTCGCCGACCTTGCGGGCAAGGAGTCGCGGTACGGTCCTCCGGCCAATTATTATTACTCCCATATTCTGTATACTCAAAAAAACTATCAAAGTGCACTGATGGGTTTCCGGAAGCTTACTTCAGATCCGAACTTCGGACCCATCGTGCCATATTATATTTCCCACATTTTATTTCTGCAGGGAAAATACGATGAAGTGGTCGTGTATGCGCCACCGCTGCTGAAAGACACACTCAATGCATCCAGAACACCCGAGATCAATAAAATACTCGGTGAATCCTTTTTCAGAACCGGCGATTACCAGGAAGCAGCACCTTACCTGGAAAAATACATGAACCTGACCGGTGTGCTGAGTCGCTCGGAATGGTATCAACTCGGATTCTGCTACTACAAATCTTTACGGTTCACTGAAGCCATTACGGCCTTCCTGAAATCGGTGGACCAGCAGGACTCAGTTACGCAGAATGCATGTTATCACCTGGGAGATTGCTACGTAAAGATAAACGACAAGAAAAAGGCGGCCGACGCCTTCCTGATCGCTTATACTTCCGGCAATGATATAAAGATCAGGGAAGATGCGTTGTTTAATTACGCAAAACTATCATTTGAGACCGATTATAATCCTTTTAATGAGTCAATCCGGGCTTTTGAAGAGTACCTGGCGGAATACCCGAATTCGGGCAGACGGGATGAAGTGTTCGGATATCTTGTGAATGTATACTATAATCTCCGGAACTATGAGTCAGCGATAAAGTCTATGGAGAATATAAAATCGCTTCCTCCGGATCTTAAAAATGTTTATCAGAAAATTGCGTATCTGAGAGGTGTCCAGCTGTATAACGATCAGAATTATTCTGCCGCGGCAGACCATTTTTCGAAGTCGCTTCAATATCCTGCCGACCGGAATTACGCGGCACTTGCACGATACTGGAAGGCCAATGCAACGTATCAGATGGGAGAACTATCCCGGAACACTTCAATGCTTGATGACGCGATTAAGCAGTTCAGGGAATTTCTGTTTGAAAACGGCGCAGGCAACACGCCTTATTTCAACGTGGTCAATTACGATCTGGGGTATTGCTTTCTGAGAAAATCGGATTTTGATAACGCACTTCTATCATTCCGAAAGTACCTTACCGGAAAACCTTCCGGGGAGAATGCCCGCCTCAACGATGCCTATCTGCGCACGGCGGATTGTTATTTTAAAAAGGGAGAACATGTGCAGGCCGCTGATTATTACGGACGCTCCCTGGAGATGAATATTGCAGAAATGGATTATGCGTTGTATCAGCGCGGACTATCACTCGGATTTTCAGGGAAGGGAGACATGAAAGTACAGGAGTTGAATAAACTGCTGGAACAGTATCCCGGTTCCGTTTACGAAGCCGCAGGCATGTATGAACTGGCGAAAGCATATACCCTCAAAGACGAGTACGAGAAGGCGTATAAGTTGTTTGTAGATATCACGCAGAAGCATCCGGTATCTTCCTACGTGCCACCCTCTATGCTGCAGGCTGGGAATATTCTTTTCAAACAGCGACAGTATGACAAGGCGCTGGTGCAACTGGAGACTGTTATCAGCAAATTTCCCAAAACCGAAGTAGCTATAGAAGCCATAGCCACCATGAATGAGATTTGTAAACAAAAGAGTGATATGGATTGTCTGGAGAAGCTGGGGAAAATTCCATGGGCGAATATTTCTGTTTCCAGGCTGGATTCCAATGCATGGGAACTCTGTCGTTTAGCTTATGAGGAAAAACGCATGGAAGATGCGAAGCGGGAAATGTCAAAGTATCTTCAGAAATACCCTGATGGAACGTTCGTAATGGATGCGTATTTCTACCGTTCGGAGATCGAATATAGTGCGGGCAATTTTACAGCAGCGCTGGGAGGTTATCAGTTCCTGTCGGATCACCTTCCCAATAAATATGGCAATACAGCCCTTCACAAAGCAGCCTGGATACAATATAAAGGAGAGAATTTCCAGGAGGCGCTGAAATTTTACAGCCTCCTTGAACAGCGAACAGAACAGCCGGGGCAGATGCTGGATTCAAGAATCGGACAAATGCGCTGCCTATTTAAACTCAAGTATTATGGTCAGGCGATGGAGTATGCAAAGAAAGTACTGGGATCGGAGAAAGTACCTAAGGAGGTGATACCTGAGTGTCATATGATCCTTGCGAAATCTGCACTGGATACGCAGGCACTTGATCAGGCATGGATATCTTTCCAGGAGGTGATCAAAACTTCCCAGGGTGAGCGTGTGGCAGAGGCGCGCTACTATCTGGGATATGTGAAATGGCTAAAAGGTGAATTCAAAGAGTCGCAGAAGTTGTTGTTTGAGCTCATCCAGAGCAAGCCAGCGTACGGCTACTGGAATGGGAAAGCATTCCTGCTTATTTCGGATGATTATGTAGGACTGAATGATTTGCACAACGCCAAAATTACCCTCAAGGCTCTTATTGAGAAATCTACGAATCCGGAGTTGGTGGCGGAGGCCAACACCAAACTGTCCAAGGTGCTCGAAATGGAAAAGGAACTGGAAGAAAAGAATAAGAAAAAGGAAGGGGAGGGGATGCGTGTGCTCTTCGGCGAGCAACCCTCCATGCCCACACCTTCGGATACCATCAGGAAAGAACAATGATGCGGCAACTGACTATAGCATTTGTGTTGGCCTTTCTTTTCGGACAGGCTCAGGTAAGAAATACTGATACCACGGTGTTTGAGTACCAGACACAGGGAAAACTTCCTGTTGCCAACTCTCTAAAACTGAAGGATCAGCCCGCTTATGTGGACACCGTCAGAATGGTCCCTGAAATGAAGTATTCCATTGTATCCCGCCCGGCATCCCCTCCAGTACATCTTGTGCCAATGAAACAGGCAAAGATGGAAGGAGAGCCGCTTAAAAAGCTCTATCATGGTTTTGTTAAGGCAGGGATCGGGACCTATACCACACCCCTGCTGGAGGTAAGACTGGATCAGCTCAGATCTAAAACCGCTTCTTATGGTGTACACCTCAAGCATCTCTCTTCTGCCTCCCGTCTAAAGGGCGCCGGCTATGCAGGATACAGCGATGATTTAATAGGCGGACATCTGAAGTACTTCCTGCGCAGGCATACGCTTTCTTCCAGGCTTGGATATGCCCGGAACGGATTCCATTATTATGGATATGATTCGGGAACACACACGCTCTCAGACAACGAATATATCCGGCAAGTCCTCCATCGACTGAACATGGGAGTGGAACTTAAGAGCCATTTCAGCGATTCTTCACGGTTGAATCACAGTGTCAGTATGAATATACTCGGACTGAGGGATATCAATGAGGTGAAGGAAACGAATCTGCTGATGAGGGCAGATTTGGGTAAAGTGTATAAAGGTCATTTTTTCGGCGGACGCCTGGTATTTGATCATTTGCTGAACAAACAGGATTTTATTGACACCGCTTCCAGCACGATCTTTAAATTCGAACCATTCGTGCAGTATTCAGGGCATAAGTTTAAGGCCCGCCTGGGGGTATCTGTTACGGCATCAATCGCCGGCAGAAGTAAATTCAGGATGTACCCGAATATGGAGGTACATTATGACGTGGCCGATCACATCTTTATTCCCTACGCAGGACTGGGGGGAGGTATGACACGCCGCAGCTTCAGCGATCTTGCGGACGGGAATCCGTTTACAGATCCGGATGTTTCATTCTCGCTGCGGAATGAGGATGTGCGCATTGAATTGTACGGAGGGATGCGTGGAGCGCTTTCCCGCAGTGTTTCATATAACCTCCGTACCTCTTACAAGCGAATCTGGGACTACGCATTTTATGTGACCGATACGGTTCTGGGAACGCCTGACATTTTTGAAATAATGCAGAACCGGTTCAAGATGGTTTATGACACGGTTACCAGAATAAGTGCGGGCGGAGAACTTCACTTCCGCAGAGATGCGAAATTCTCCCTCCTGCTTAGGGGCAGTTACAACCTTTATACTCCCGAAACGGAACGTTATGCCTGGCATAGTCCGGCCATAGAGCTGGACGCCTTTTTCCGCTATGACCTTCGCGGAAAGATCATTGCCGATCTGAATGTTTTTTACCGCTCGAAGCAACTGGCCCCGGTGCAAAAGAGCACTGCTGAACCAGACGGGGTTGCGGAATTGAAGGGATACGCAGATGTCAATTTGTTGCTGGAATACCGCTACAATAAGCGGCTGGGCTTTTTCCTGAACACCTGTAATCTAACCTCCGCGCGCTATTACCGCTGGCTGAATTACCCTCATCAGCGGATCCAGGTTATGGGAGGACTTTCTTTCTCATTTTAAGGGTTCCCGAATGTGCTTTTTGCACCTTCAAAGGGCATTGAAACAGGCACCGGACGAGGTGCCGTTTTTTGTTAACATTTGTTGATAAAAACCCTTGATTTTTAGGGAGTTTAGGGGCCATTAAGGGGGGTGTTTTCGTATATTTAAACCTGTAAAAATTAACCCCAAATAATGGCAGATTTCACCTATGGAAGACACATTGAAAGAGAAGAGTAAAGGGTCGGATTATTCGGCAGACAGCATTCAGGTTCTTGAGGGTCTCGAAGCCGTTCGGAAGCGTCCCGCCATGTATATCGGCGATATCGGATTCAAAGGACTGCATCACCTCGTTTACGAAGTTGTAGATAATTCCATTGACGAGGCCCTGGCCGGACACTGCCGCGATATTCATGTGAATATCCACGAAGACAATTCCATTTCGGTGAGTGACGACGGGAGGGGTATTCCAACGGATATGCATCCCAAGGAAAAACGCTCCGCCCTGGAGGTGGTCATGACTGTATTGCATGCCGGAGGAAAGTTTGACAAAGATTCATATAAAGTATCCGGAGGACTTCATGGTGTTGGGGTATCTTGTGTAAACGCACTTTCTTCACACCTGAAAGTGACGGTACATCGCCAGGGAAAAGTATTTGAACAGGAATACAGTATAGGAAAACCTCTTTACGCCGTAAAGGAGGTAGGTACCACGGATCGTACAGGAACTACAGTCCATTTCACTCCAGACACCAGCATCTTCACAGTCCAGGAGTATAATTACGATACCATCGCCACGCGTATGCGGGAACTGGCCTATCTGAATAAAGGTATCCGGATCGCCCTGTGTGATAAGCGGAGAAAAGACGATGCAGGAAATGATGTGAGTGAGATGTTCTATTCTGAAGGAGGGCTGCGTGAGTTCGTGGAGTTTCTGGACATGAACCGCGAACGCATCATCCCCGCCGTGATTTATATGGAAGGTGAGAAATCCGGTATTCCTATCGAAGTTGCAATGGTGTATAATAATTCATTCAATGAAAACCTGCATACCTATGTGAACAATATCAATACGCATGAGGGTGGGACACACCTGGCCGGTTTCCGCCGGGGCTTGACGCGTACCCTGAAGAATTACGCAGAGAAGTCCGGACTGCTGCAGAAGCTGAAATTCGAGATCAGCGGAGATGACTTCCGGGAAGGATTAACTGCCGTAATTTCTGTAAAGGTGGCGGAACCGCAGTTTGAAGGTCAAACAAAAACCAAACTGGGAAATAACGAGGTGATGGGGGCTGTGGATCAGGCGGTAAGTGAAATGCTTCAGAATTATCTTGAAGAGAACCCCAAATACGCCC includes the following:
- a CDS encoding glycosyltransferase, translating into MKLHVVSFNVPYPADYGGVIDVFYRLKALKEAGAEVILHCFTYGREPAEELKSWCSEVHYYQRRTGLITWLRSQPYIIAGRDARLVLPRLLKDEAPVLLEGFHCTGALLLPELKDRKMFVRMHNVEKDYYRSLGLAERNPVKKLYLLTESRKLRKAEHILDKATGIFAISPGDVQQMREVFGKTYYLPPFHPYEEVQIPKGKGSYALYHGNLSVGENDAAALFLVNEVFKDKDVPLVIAGRSPSPRLVSAVAMSPNIRLVPLSTQEELQTLMRDAQVNILPTFQTTGVKLKLLAALYEGRHCVVNREMVAGSSLAELCLVGSDPAELYRLVKESMSREPDEHDLRKRREILMGEFSNKQNAENLLRLLSSR
- a CDS encoding ATP-binding cassette domain-containing protein, whose translation is MDQPASILLKNISVYQEKNMVLAGIDLEIHKGEFVFFVGRTGSGKSTLLKALYAELPVKSGEATIAEFNLHNLKRSRIPYLRRKLGMVFQDYQLMTDRSVNENLRFVLKATGWADREKIRERIQTVLEKTGLGTKGFKMPYELSGGEQQRVAIARALLNDPEVILADEPTGNLDPETSEEIIQLLKDISASGRTVIVATHDVNILQKFPSRKIRFEKGRITETTAA
- a CDS encoding tetratricopeptide repeat protein, yielding MRFVRIFLVLVFGLLLYRSPAQKTAHYALSDPDFRDARELFEQGKFGPAQHMFNASAARYSDPNNLVRTEAEFFAAVCAVELFNKDAEWLLEEFISRHPESPRRTEACFHLGRYNFRKKKYTDVIHWLAQVNPDDLSPEETEEYLFKKGYSHLECGEPEKAVLLLADLAGKESRYGPPANYYYSHILYTQKNYQSALMGFRKLTSDPNFGPIVPYYISHILFLQGKYDEVVVYAPPLLKDTLNASRTPEINKILGESFFRTGDYQEAAPYLEKYMNLTGVLSRSEWYQLGFCYYKSLRFTEAITAFLKSVDQQDSVTQNACYHLGDCYVKINDKKKAADAFLIAYTSGNDIKIREDALFNYAKLSFETDYNPFNESIRAFEEYLAEYPNSGRRDEVFGYLVNVYYNLRNYESAIKSMENIKSLPPDLKNVYQKIAYLRGVQLYNDQNYSAAADHFSKSLQYPADRNYAALARYWKANATYQMGELSRNTSMLDDAIKQFREFLFENGAGNTPYFNVVNYDLGYCFLRKSDFDNALLSFRKYLTGKPSGENARLNDAYLRTADCYFKKGEHVQAADYYGRSLEMNIAEMDYALYQRGLSLGFSGKGDMKVQELNKLLEQYPGSVYEAAGMYELAKAYTLKDEYEKAYKLFVDITQKHPVSSYVPPSMLQAGNILFKQRQYDKALVQLETVISKFPKTEVAIEAIATMNEICKQKSDMDCLEKLGKIPWANISVSRLDSNAWELCRLAYEEKRMEDAKREMSKYLQKYPDGTFVMDAYFYRSEIEYSAGNFTAALGGYQFLSDHLPNKYGNTALHKAAWIQYKGENFQEALKFYSLLEQRTEQPGQMLDSRIGQMRCLFKLKYYGQAMEYAKKVLGSEKVPKEVIPECHMILAKSALDTQALDQAWISFQEVIKTSQGERVAEARYYLGYVKWLKGEFKESQKLLFELIQSKPAYGYWNGKAFLLISDDYVGLNDLHNAKITLKALIEKSTNPELVAEANTKLSKVLEMEKELEEKNKKKEGEGMRVLFGEQPSMPTPSDTIRKEQ
- the gyrB gene encoding DNA topoisomerase (ATP-hydrolyzing) subunit B, which codes for MEDTLKEKSKGSDYSADSIQVLEGLEAVRKRPAMYIGDIGFKGLHHLVYEVVDNSIDEALAGHCRDIHVNIHEDNSISVSDDGRGIPTDMHPKEKRSALEVVMTVLHAGGKFDKDSYKVSGGLHGVGVSCVNALSSHLKVTVHRQGKVFEQEYSIGKPLYAVKEVGTTDRTGTTVHFTPDTSIFTVQEYNYDTIATRMRELAYLNKGIRIALCDKRRKDDAGNDVSEMFYSEGGLREFVEFLDMNRERIIPAVIYMEGEKSGIPIEVAMVYNNSFNENLHTYVNNINTHEGGTHLAGFRRGLTRTLKNYAEKSGLLQKLKFEISGDDFREGLTAVISVKVAEPQFEGQTKTKLGNNEVMGAVDQAVSEMLQNYLEENPKYARTLVDKVVLAATARHAARKAREMVQRKGALSGTSLPGKLADCSESDASKCELFLVEGDSAGGTAKQGRDRNFQAILPLRGKILNVEKAMEYKIYENEEIKNIFTALGVVRGTVEDERALNIEKLRYHKVVIMTDADVDGSHITTLILTFFFRHMKELIESGYVYIATPPLYLVKKGKEERYCWTDEQRMACVKELAGGEGKEGSVTVQRYKGLGEMNAEQLWATTMNPVNRTLRKVTIESAAEADRIFSMLMGDDVPPRREFIEKNAKYANIDA